A genomic region of Fodinisporobacter ferrooxydans contains the following coding sequences:
- the cobD gene encoding threonine-phosphate decarboxylase CobD has protein sequence MGILETFGHGGDITTAAEVFGIPSSQMLDFSANINPLGPPARIMEKLPDLFRTIVHYPDSGQRMFRRVLAERLQIDQAQLLAGNGAAECMALALQGLAPARVGVVYPCFSEYEQLANAYQIPVSSCLGREENHFRPDMKELRRLIETTDLVFLGHPNNPTGMLYTQGQLEQMAEWAKRYHTYLVIDEAFLDFVEPAGQPTLFHQISNNPKIVLIRSMTKFYAIPGLRLGYTIAHPSVIQQMKRKQVPWSVNQLALAVGTMCLAEQEYETVTRRLIQNEREHLCQSMRKHFGWQVWEGAANFLLTRLPSQVTAEQFQWNMGRKGILIRSCADYPGLTIRDVRFAVRTRGENDKLLDTISKVLREVCIVL, from the coding sequence ATGGGCATCCTTGAAACATTTGGCCATGGGGGCGATATTACGACAGCTGCGGAGGTTTTCGGGATTCCTTCGTCGCAAATGCTGGATTTCAGCGCCAATATCAATCCGCTCGGCCCGCCTGCAAGGATTATGGAAAAGCTGCCGGATCTCTTTCGTACCATTGTCCATTATCCGGATTCCGGCCAGCGAATGTTTCGCAGGGTACTCGCGGAACGCTTACAAATCGACCAGGCGCAGCTGCTGGCAGGAAACGGTGCGGCGGAGTGTATGGCGCTGGCACTGCAGGGATTGGCTCCTGCGCGAGTCGGAGTGGTGTATCCCTGTTTTTCCGAATATGAACAGTTGGCAAATGCGTATCAAATTCCCGTCAGCAGTTGTCTGGGCCGGGAAGAAAATCATTTCCGGCCGGATATGAAAGAATTGCGGCGATTGATTGAAACAACCGATCTGGTCTTTCTCGGTCATCCCAACAATCCGACCGGCATGCTGTATACACAAGGACAATTGGAACAAATGGCAGAGTGGGCGAAGCGATATCACACCTATCTTGTCATCGATGAAGCGTTTCTCGATTTTGTGGAACCTGCAGGACAGCCGACGCTGTTTCATCAGATTTCAAACAATCCGAAGATTGTTCTGATCCGATCCATGACCAAATTTTATGCAATACCAGGACTTAGGCTTGGTTATACGATTGCACATCCATCTGTGATACAGCAGATGAAACGAAAGCAAGTCCCCTGGAGCGTCAATCAATTGGCGCTTGCTGTAGGGACGATGTGTTTAGCTGAGCAGGAGTATGAAACAGTGACAAGACGGCTGATTCAAAATGAGCGGGAGCATCTCTGTCAGAGCATGCGAAAACATTTTGGCTGGCAAGTATGGGAAGGAGCTGCCAACTTTCTCCTGACGCGTTTGCCGTCGCAAGTAACGGCAGAACAGTTCCAATGGAATATGGGACGCAAAGGAATTCTCATTCGCAGCTGTGCCGATTATCCGGGTCTTACCATACGGGATGTCCGTTTTGCTGTTCGCACCCGCGGGGAAAACGACAAGCTCCTGGATACGATCAGCAAAGTCCTGCGGGAGGTGTGTATAGTTCTATGA
- the cobO gene encoding cob(I)yrinic acid a,c-diamide adenosyltransferase, with amino-acid sequence MQQKQDRRGLVLVYTGDGKGKTTSALGLAVRAFGRGLKPLMIQFIKSPKRTYGERTIFHQLGIEIYQTGVGFTWTKTPEEHRAALREAWEFAKTKVLSGAYDLVILDELNNALAIQSFPIADVLPLDDVIDCIKNRPQHMHLVITGRHACEEIIELADLVTEMKAVKHYYEAGIPAVKGIEL; translated from the coding sequence ATGCAGCAAAAACAGGATCGAAGAGGACTCGTTCTCGTTTACACAGGAGATGGGAAAGGAAAAACCACGTCTGCTCTTGGATTGGCGGTGCGTGCATTCGGAAGAGGACTGAAGCCGCTGATGATTCAATTTATCAAATCCCCCAAACGCACATATGGTGAACGAACGATATTCCATCAATTGGGCATTGAAATCTATCAAACAGGAGTCGGGTTTACCTGGACGAAAACTCCCGAAGAACATCGGGCAGCGTTGCGGGAGGCCTGGGAGTTTGCCAAGACAAAAGTTTTGAGCGGGGCATACGATTTGGTCATTCTCGATGAATTGAACAACGCCCTTGCCATCCAGTCGTTTCCTATTGCAGATGTGCTTCCGCTTGATGATGTGATCGATTGTATAAAAAATCGTCCACAGCATATGCATCTTGTGATAACGGGACGGCATGCCTGCGAAGAAATCATCGAGCTTGCGGATCTGGTGACGGAGATGAAAGCAGTCAAGCATTACTACGAAGCAGGAATACCGGCTGTAAAGGGGATCGAATTGTAA
- a CDS encoding cobyric acid synthase, translating into MGKAIPIMIQGTSSDAGKSVIATAFCRIFKQDGFLTAPFKSQNMALNSYVTVDGKEIGRAQGVQAEAAGIDATTEMNPILIKPTRDLESQIVVNGEPFANMKAMAYRSDFFAQGLQVIKQSYHTLSQIYERIVIEGAGSPAEINLNDRELVNMRVAKLTHSPVILVADIERGGVFASLVGTLQLLDEEDRKRVIGVIINKFRGDLALLKPGLAWFERYTGKPVLGVIPFLSELHIDAEDSLILPQLKCTTSESKEIDIAVIQYPKISNFTDVDPFRVEPDCQVRHVTHANELGEPDLVIFPGSKNTMEDLLYLRTLGLEERLGSLYQKRRSMFVGICGGYQMLGKEIHDPDHVESPHARMQGFGWIPMKTQLETKKITRLSTGQVITFGTPIPVKGYEIHMGISEKLELVPDLIQMNDHMEGTYVPETNVLGTYFHGIFHNDEFRKTVLNRIRLKKGLPIMEQRPSFLQLREQSFDILADHVRKHVQMEFIYEQMDAFHKREETLV; encoded by the coding sequence ATGGGAAAAGCGATTCCCATTATGATTCAAGGCACGAGTTCCGATGCGGGGAAAAGTGTGATTGCCACGGCGTTTTGCAGAATTTTTAAACAGGATGGGTTTCTGACGGCACCTTTCAAATCCCAAAATATGGCTTTGAATTCGTATGTCACAGTCGATGGGAAAGAAATCGGCAGGGCGCAAGGCGTACAGGCGGAGGCGGCGGGGATTGATGCCACGACCGAGATGAATCCGATTTTGATCAAGCCAACAAGGGATCTGGAGTCGCAGATTGTCGTCAATGGAGAACCATTCGCCAATATGAAGGCGATGGCATATCGATCCGACTTTTTCGCGCAAGGATTGCAAGTGATCAAACAATCCTATCATACGTTATCGCAAATCTATGAGCGGATCGTAATTGAAGGCGCAGGCAGTCCGGCAGAAATTAACTTGAATGATCGGGAGTTGGTCAATATGCGGGTGGCAAAACTGACACATTCTCCCGTGATTCTAGTCGCCGACATCGAACGCGGCGGCGTATTTGCAAGCCTTGTCGGCACGTTGCAACTACTTGACGAGGAAGATCGCAAGCGCGTGATCGGAGTCATCATCAACAAGTTTCGCGGCGATTTGGCACTGCTAAAGCCGGGACTTGCTTGGTTTGAACGATACACGGGAAAGCCGGTGCTTGGCGTGATCCCTTTTTTATCGGAACTTCATATCGACGCAGAAGATTCTTTGATTCTTCCGCAATTGAAATGTACGACAAGCGAGTCAAAGGAAATTGATATAGCGGTGATTCAATACCCGAAAATATCTAATTTTACGGATGTGGATCCATTCCGTGTCGAGCCGGATTGTCAAGTACGCCACGTCACTCACGCAAATGAATTGGGCGAACCGGATCTCGTGATTTTTCCGGGAAGCAAAAATACAATGGAAGATTTGTTGTATCTTCGCACTCTCGGATTGGAGGAACGATTGGGCAGTCTCTACCAAAAGCGGCGTTCCATGTTTGTGGGGATCTGCGGCGGCTATCAAATGTTAGGAAAAGAAATTCATGATCCCGATCATGTGGAGTCGCCCCATGCGCGTATGCAAGGGTTCGGGTGGATTCCCATGAAAACGCAACTGGAAACAAAGAAAATTACCCGATTGTCGACAGGACAAGTGATCACCTTCGGTACGCCCATTCCTGTCAAAGGCTATGAAATCCATATGGGAATATCTGAAAAATTAGAACTCGTACCGGATTTGATTCAAATGAATGACCACATGGAAGGGACGTACGTGCCCGAGACAAACGTGCTCGGAACCTATTTTCACGGAATTTTTCACAACGATGAATTTCGCAAAACCGTCTTGAACAGGATTCGGCTGAAAAAAGGACTGCCCATCATGGAACAACGCCCTTCATTTTTACAATTGCGGGAGCAAAGTTTTGATATTCTGGCGGATCACGTACGGAAACATGTACAAATGGAATTCATTTATGAACAAATGGACGCATTTCATAAACGGGAAGAAACACTCGTATAG
- a CDS encoding ATP-binding protein codes for MQNVPVYIADSKDRCRKLGLDPMKYPVPKKILSHIELRIKQVKYGEILSVARFFAEKIVSLLKGTPLLLLFTDDEGIILEMYGDETMKTMMIQTGITYGVPLYEQEMGTNAIFLALREKKPIELIGEDHYHHFLHSSSCYSVPFYFPEINFLAGTISIMTSVEFHSPYQLPLLSNMVESIKREILLRRKNRTQNLLNHVMLNTIRNGIIVTDKFGYVTEFNHFAEQITCCGKKDMIGQSIFSFEPMGHYIYESLNHRTRFEDVELTFTNLNSQKFIFLFDALPIYDDTSELVGAYAQFRDITDRYELEKQVIASEKYSAIGKMAAGLAHEIRNPLTSIMGFIQLLVGQSKRDEREIPYIHIIYHELQRVKKLVSDFVLMAKPSVPDQKLCILQDLLMEVVQLMESQAILKNTTIRTQFYDMPLTLCIDPIQIKQVMINLIQNAIEAVGDHEGTVSVSLENDMTNQKAIIQIRDNGIGMTEEELRQILNPFFTTKEDGLGLGLSVSYRIIENHQGTITVCSEKGAGTAFTIVLPIQNSK; via the coding sequence ATGCAAAATGTACCGGTTTATATTGCGGATTCAAAAGATAGATGTAGAAAATTAGGCTTGGATCCTATGAAATATCCTGTTCCCAAAAAAATTTTATCACATATTGAATTACGCATAAAACAGGTGAAATATGGAGAGATCCTTTCTGTAGCACGATTTTTTGCCGAGAAAATAGTATCTCTTTTAAAAGGGACGCCTCTGTTGCTGCTTTTTACAGACGACGAAGGTATAATTCTTGAAATGTACGGCGATGAAACGATGAAGACTATGATGATTCAAACGGGAATCACGTACGGCGTTCCATTATATGAACAAGAAATGGGAACAAACGCTATTTTCCTTGCTCTACGGGAGAAAAAACCAATTGAACTTATCGGAGAAGATCATTATCATCATTTTCTGCATTCTTCATCCTGCTATAGTGTTCCGTTTTATTTCCCGGAGATCAATTTTTTGGCTGGAACCATATCTATCATGACGTCTGTTGAATTCCATAGCCCATACCAATTACCATTATTATCAAATATGGTAGAATCTATTAAAAGAGAAATCTTACTTCGCAGAAAAAACCGTACGCAGAACCTGCTAAACCATGTAATGCTGAACACGATCCGCAACGGAATCATAGTTACCGATAAATTTGGATATGTTACAGAATTTAACCACTTCGCCGAACAAATTACATGCTGTGGAAAAAAAGATATGATTGGCCAATCCATTTTTTCGTTTGAACCAATGGGGCATTATATTTATGAATCCCTGAATCATCGCACACGGTTTGAGGATGTTGAATTAACATTCACGAATTTAAATTCGCAAAAGTTTATTTTTTTATTCGATGCTCTACCCATTTACGATGATACCAGCGAGTTGGTTGGTGCCTATGCCCAATTTCGAGATATAACGGATCGTTATGAGCTGGAGAAACAAGTGATTGCATCGGAAAAGTATTCCGCCATAGGAAAAATGGCTGCTGGATTGGCGCATGAAATACGCAATCCTCTTACCTCTATTATGGGATTCATTCAATTATTGGTAGGACAGTCGAAAAGAGATGAGCGGGAGATTCCGTATATTCATATCATTTATCATGAACTTCAACGTGTTAAAAAGTTAGTATCTGACTTTGTGCTTATGGCAAAGCCTAGTGTACCCGATCAAAAACTTTGCATCTTGCAAGATCTTCTCATGGAAGTCGTACAGTTAATGGAAAGCCAAGCGATTTTGAAAAATACTACGATTCGTACACAATTTTATGATATGCCGCTTACCTTATGTATCGATCCAATACAAATTAAGCAAGTCATGATCAATTTAATTCAAAATGCGATTGAAGCGGTAGGCGATCATGAAGGTACTGTCAGCGTGTCATTAGAAAACGATATGACAAATCAAAAAGCTATCATCCAAATTCGAGATAATGGAATTGGAATGACTGAGGAAGAGCTCAGACAAATTCTAAATCCTTTCTTTACGACGAAAGAAGATGGCCTGGGGCTGGGTTTATCGGTTTCTTATCGCATTATAGAAAATCATCAAGGAACCATTACCGTTTGTTCGGAAAAGGGGGCCGGAACTGCGTTTACGATTGTATTGCCCATTCAGAACTCTAAGTAA
- a CDS encoding helix-turn-helix domain-containing protein, with translation MAIVFTLREILTERGISERQFAHRTGIREGTLYNILNNKISRLPVDVIDTICTELHIEPNDWMKVIRK, from the coding sequence TTGGCAATTGTTTTTACTCTTCGTGAAATACTTACCGAAAGGGGAATTTCCGAACGTCAATTTGCACATCGAACAGGAATACGTGAAGGGACGTTATATAATATTTTGAACAACAAAATCAGCCGATTGCCTGTCGATGTGATTGATACGATATGCACAGAGTTACATATCGAACCGAACGATTGGATGAAGGTGATACGCAAATAG